Below is a genomic region from Saccopteryx bilineata isolate mSacBil1 chromosome 8, mSacBil1_pri_phased_curated, whole genome shotgun sequence.
ACAACCTGGAGTCACTCCTTCTGTCCAGCAATCAGCTGGTGCAGATCCAGCCAGCACACTTCTCCCAGTTCAGCAACCTCAAGGAGCTGCAGTTGCATGGCAACCACTTGAACTACATCCCTGATGGTGTTTTTGACCACCTGGTGGTCCTCAACAAGCTCAATCTGTGCAAGAATAGCCTCAGTCACCTCTCGCCCAGGCTCTTCCAGCGCCTAGGCCACCTACAGGTCCTCCGGCTCTGTGAGAACAGGCTCTCAGACATCCCTATGGGCACTTTTGACGGGCTGGGCAACCTGGAGGAGCTGGCCCTACAGCAGAACCAGATCGGTGTGCTTtcccctggcctcttccacaacAACCGTAACCTCCAGAAGCTCTATCTGTCCAACAACCACATCTCCCAGCTTCCCCCTGGCATCTTCTTGCAGCTGCCCCAACTGAACAGCCTCACACTCTTTGGGAATTCCCTGAAGGAGCTCTCTCCAGGGATCTTTGGGCCCATGCACAACCTTCGAGAGCTTTGGCTTTATGACAACCACCTCACTTCTCTACCTGACAATGTCTTCAGCAGCCTCAGCCAGTTGCAGGTCCTGATCCTCAGCCGTAACCAGATCAGCCACATTTCCCCTGGTGCCTTCAACGGGCTGGAAGAGCTGCGGGAGCTGTCCCTCCACACCAACGCGCTGCAGGAGCTGGACAGTAATGTCTTCCGCATGTTGACCAACCTACAGAACATCTCCCTGCAGAACAACCGCCTCAGACAGCTCCCAGGGAATATCTTCACCAACGCCAATGGCCTCATGACCGTCCAGCTGCAGAACAACCAGCTAGAGAATCTGCCGTTGGGCATCTTCGATCACCTAGGGAACCTATGTGAGCTTCACCTCTATGACAACCCCTGGAGGTGTGACTCAGGCATCCTTCCGCTCCGCAATTGGCTCCTGCTCAACAGGGCCAGGTTGGGGACAGACACGCTCCCGGTGTGCTTCAGCCCAGCCAGTGTACGTGGCCagtccatcatcatcatcaacgtCAATGTTGCCGTCCCCAGTGTCCAGGTCCCAGTGACCCCGGAGGTGCCCAGCTACCCAGACACACCCAGCTATCCCGAGACCACCTCCATCGCCTCCACCCCCGAGTTCACCAGTCCTGTGGACGTCTCCACGGACCTGACCACCATCGAGCCCATCGACGACCGCAGCACATGGGGCATGACCCGGGCCCAGAGCGGGCTGGCCATTGCTGCCATTGTCATCGGCATCATTGCTTTGGCCTGCTCCCTGGCTGCCTgcatctgctgctgctgctgcaaggAGAGGAGCCACGCGGTCTTGATGCAGATGAAGACACCCAATGAGTGTTAAAggggcaggcaggaggcagggctgggggatGGTGGGGCCACTAGACGATCTGGGAATTTCATTTTTTGACCTTCATCCCtgggtccacagagccatcccctgcttcctctctctagTCCTTGAGAGGAAGCATCCCCACCTTTTCCTGACCTGCTCTTGTAGGACCTTCTTCCTACCACCAGGGAGCTCTAACCCTGCAGGGTTTCCAATTCCCATCTCTGGGCTTCCTTCCAGAAAGCCCCTCCTCCAGAGTTCCACCAGCTCTCCTCTGCGAACAACCTTGCCTGTGCCTGTGCCCCTGCCGGCATCTGTAGACTCATTACACGCCTGCTCACTTCATGGAAATAGTTCACTGGGACAGCCTCTCTCCCAAGTACTCTGTAAGTCGATTTTCCTCCTTTTGCTACGCTTGTTTGTGGCGTGGCTCTACCTTGTCACTTCAAATGAAGTTCTCCTTTGATTTTCTGTTCCTGAAGGTAGGGTGAGCTCTTTCTTCAAAGAAGGCCTCCACCTATTTAGCTGGTTTCTTAAGAACTGCCCAGCACCCTGGCTCTCAGGCTGTTGTGAAGACGAAGGGAAAAACGGGGCTGCCCGGTCCCTGGAGACAGAGCCATCACCAGCACCACTCTTGTGATTTTTATCTGGAATTGGAAGAAAGACACCAGTGCGACCAGTTCCGCCTTTTAGAGAATGATATTTCCAAGCTgcaaaatttgctttaaaatgtttagTCTTTTAAGGAATAAAATCAGGTAGAATTTCTGACCCCTCACAACACTAAAATCAGCTCACTGGTCCTGGATGGAGAAAGCAGCCTTGTGTCTACCGCGAGGGGTTTCCTCTGTTAACTGTTTATTgaaggaaaacacacacagaaaagtggGAGCGTTAAAAGTGTATCGTTTGATAGATTTCCACAAACTGTACACACCCTGTAATCAGCGTCCAGATCAAGAAACAGGGCATCACCAATATCCTCTCTCCTGGGCTTTTACTGGAGAAGACTGGGGCTTACGGAGATGGCGCTGTCTTCTCTGGGGACTGGCTCCCCACGGGCCAGGCTGGGCCCTCCACTGCCCACCCCTAGTCAGCCCTTGCAAAGGTCCAGCtgccagggacagagaggaagatgtGGGGACACTGTGGCCTGGACAGAAGATTTTACTAAATCCATAGACCTCGAGGTACCCAGAGTGGCCAGGTCAGAAGCACGTTGACTCGAGAGGCTCACACAACCGCACACGCTTCCCTGCCAACAGGCCGTCTGCTCTTCACCGGAGGCCCTTCTGCCTGGACCTTTTATGGGCATGATATGCCtatatctgtttttaattttcaccCTCCCTTTGGGGGAAGTGAAATACCTCAGAGATGAGGTCCTTTCATTGAACAGCCAAATGTAATggaacccagcaattcctctaatGTGGTGGTGAAATTCTCCATCGACATTACAGTCAGCTAGAAACTGAACTTCAGAATTCGTACGTACAGCAGGAAACATTGGGATGCGCAGACTGGCCACCCTGGGGCTGGGGGCTTTCTGGAGCAACTCTTGCTTGTGGTCTGGTTAGAAGAGTTGTTTGGTCCGAGGTTATCCTCCTTGAGTTACAATCATATGAATACCTGCTCTTGCCACACTTCCTgttacacacacattcacactgcTGAAGAAATTATGCTCAAGGCAACTTCACTGGACACCTGGTCTACTAGTTTAGAAGTAAAAATTCTAAAGGGAGAATATCAGGTGTCCATGTCTGCCCAGGAAAGAGCTATAGCCAACACTATAAAGATTTGGAAATCTGCCATCAATCCTGAATGGCTTTTACTCGTTTCCTCTGCCCCATAAGACAAGTAAAGAAATCCCCTGTGGTCAGTACAATGATTCTGACAGGTCCCCAACAAAAAAGGGTCCAGGAAGGGATGTGCA
It encodes:
- the LRRC15 gene encoding leucine-rich repeat-containing protein 15 — protein: MPLKHYLLLLVGCHVWGAGSAYYGCPSECTCSRASQVECIGTRIVAVPTPLPWNAMSLQILNTHITELNESPFINISALIALRIEKNELSQIFPGAFRNLGSLRYLSLANNKLQLLPVGIFQGLDNLESLLLSSNQLVQIQPAHFSQFSNLKELQLHGNHLNYIPDGVFDHLVVLNKLNLCKNSLSHLSPRLFQRLGHLQVLRLCENRLSDIPMGTFDGLGNLEELALQQNQIGVLSPGLFHNNRNLQKLYLSNNHISQLPPGIFLQLPQLNSLTLFGNSLKELSPGIFGPMHNLRELWLYDNHLTSLPDNVFSSLSQLQVLILSRNQISHISPGAFNGLEELRELSLHTNALQELDSNVFRMLTNLQNISLQNNRLRQLPGNIFTNANGLMTVQLQNNQLENLPLGIFDHLGNLCELHLYDNPWRCDSGILPLRNWLLLNRARLGTDTLPVCFSPASVRGQSIIIINVNVAVPSVQVPVTPEVPSYPDTPSYPETTSIASTPEFTSPVDVSTDLTTIEPIDDRSTWGMTRAQSGLAIAAIVIGIIALACSLAACICCCCCKERSHAVLMQMKTPNEC